The genomic window GTGGGGCTGGGCGATGTAGCCCTCCTCCTCCAGCGCCGCCATGTCGTTGCGGATCGTCGCCGGCGAGACCCCGAGGTTGTGCCGCTCGACCAGCGCCTTCGAGCCCACCGGCTCGTGCGTGGAGACGTAGTCCTCGACGATGGCGCGCAGCACGGCGAGCTTGCGCTCCTCGGTCATGCACCCTCCCCTCGGCTCCGTCGCCGCGCGGCCTGCTGCTGGCACTCGCGGCGCTCAAGTGCCAAGTCTAGCGTCGGGTCGCGGCCGCGCCAGGGCGTACGGGCCGGGTGGGGCGGCCGAGCCGGGGGTAGGGAGGCCCCATGCCGCTCCTGTCGAAGCTCGTGACGTTCGCCCGCTCCCCCCAGGGCAAGAAGCTGCTCGGCGAGGCCCAGCGCCGCGCGAAGGACCCGCAGACCCGCGCCCAGGTGCAGCAGCTGGTCCAGCGCGCCCGCTCGGGGCGGGGCGGCTCGGGACAGGGCGGCTCGGGACAGGGCGGCTCGGGACAGGCTGGCTCGGGACAGGGCGACGGGCCCACCGAGCGCTGAGGCCCGCGCGCCTCCGCAGCACCGCGGCCCACCCGGGCTAGCGTCGGACGGTGCTGCCGTACGGACCCTCCGCCCTCCCCCAGAAGCCGCGCAGGGCCCCGCTGCCCGAGGTCGCGGCCGAGCTCGGCCTCGTCCTCGAGGACGCGCAGACCGGCTGGTGCGGGGCGGTCGTCCTGCTCGAGAAGCAGCCGCAGGGGCTCGTCGTCGTGCTCGAGGACCGGCACGGCGTGCGGCGCTCCTTCCCCGCCGGTCCCGGGTTCCTGCTCGAGGGCAAGCCGGTCCGCCTGGTCCGCCCGGTGGTCGCGGCGCCGGCGTCCCCGACGCGTACGGCCTCCGGGTCGGTCGCCGTCGCCGGCGTGCAGGCGCGGGTCGCCCGCGGCAGCCGGATCTGGGTCGAGGGCAAGCACGACGCCGAGCTCGTCGAGAAGGTGTGGGGCGACGACCTGCGCATCGAGGGCGTCGTGGTCGAGATGCTCGACGGCGTCGACGCGCTGCCCGACGAGGTGCTGGCGTTCCGCCCAGACTCGCGGCACCGGCTCGGCGTGCTCGTCGACCACCTCGTGCCGGGCTCGAAGGAGTCGCGGATCGCCGCGCAGGTGACCTCGCCGCACGTGCTCGTGCTGGGGCACCCGTACGTCGACGTGTGGCAGGCCGTGCGCCCCTCGGTGCTCGGGCTGCGCGCCTGGCCGGACGTGCCGCGCGGGCAGCCGTGGAAGGAGGGCGTCTGCGCGGCGCTCGGCTGGCCGGTCGACCCGCCCGCCGCCTGGCGCCGGATCCTCGGGTCGGTCCGGACCTACGCCGACCTCGAGCCCTCCCTGCTGGGCCGCGTCGAGGAGCTCATCGACTTCGTCACGGCCGCGCCGGAGTGAGCCGCTAGACGAGCTCGACGACGTCGGCGATCGAGTCGAGCACGCGGCTCGGCCGGAACGGGAACCGGCCCACGTCCTCGCGGCGCGTCGACCCGGTGAGCACGAGCAGCGTCTCCAGCCCCGCCTCGATGCCGGCGACGACGTCGGTGTCCATCCGGTCGCCGATCATCACCGTGCCCTCCGAGTGCGCGGAGATCCGGTTGAGCGCGCTGCGGAACATCATCGGGTTCGGCTTCCCCACGAAGTACGGCCGAGCCCCTGTCGCCTCGGTGATGAGCGCGGCGACGGCGCCCGTCGCGGGCAGCGGTCCCTCGGCAGAGGGCCCTGTGGCGTCGGGGTTCGTCGCGATGAAGCGGGCGCCAGCACCCACGAGCCGGATCGCCTTGGTGATGGCCTCGAAGGAGTACGTCCGGGTCTCCCCCAGCACGACGAAGTCCGGCGCGGTGTCGGTGAGCGTGTAGCCCGCCTCGTACAGCGCGGTCGTGAGACCGGCCTCGCCGATGACGTACGCCGATCCTCCCGGCAGCTGGTCGGCGAGGAAGTCCGCCGTGGCGAGCGCCGAGGTCCAGATGGCGCTCTCGGGGACGTCGAGCCCGGAGCGGTGCAGGCGGGCGGCGAGGTCGCGGGGCGTGAAGATCGAGTTGTTGGTGAGCACGAGGAACCGGCGCTCGCGCTCCTGCAGCCGCTGGAGGAACTCCGCCGCCCCCGGCAGCGCCGCGCCCTCGTGCACGAGGACGCCGTCCATGTCGGTCAGCCAGCACTCGCGGGAGCGTTCGGTCATGGCGCCGACCCTAGCGAGGCGACCTCAGGGGCAGGATCGGGGAAGTCCCGGATCCCCCCGCGTGCCCGCGCCCCTAGCGTGGGGGCAGCACGCCGGACCAGCAGGAGGAAGCACCGTGAGCGAGGGCCCGTCCTTCGAGAAGCCGCCGACGCCGCCGGGCGCGTACGCACCACCGCCGGGACCGCCGCCCGGCCCGGCGTGGGGGCCGCCGCCGGGGTACGGCCGGCCGCCCACCGCGCAGGAGGACCGCATGTGGGCGCTGGGCGCGCACCTGTCCGGGCTCGTCGCCTCGCTGGTGCTGTTCGGCTTCCTCGGCCCGCTCGTCGTCCTGCTCGTGCAGGGCCCGCGCTCGCCCTGGGTGCGGCGGCACGCGGTCGAGGCGCTGAACTTCTGGATCCTGCTGTTCGGGGTCGGCGTCCTCGGGATCGTGGTGAGCGTGCTGACGCTCGGGTTCGGGCTCCTGCTCGTCATCCCGGTCGGGCTGCTCGTCATGGTCCTCGCGGTCGTCTTCTCGGTGCAGGGCGCCGTGGCCGCGAGCAACGGCCTCGACTACCGCTACCCGGTCAACCTGCGCATCGTGAGCTGAGCCCCGGTCCCCAACGTTGTGGCCCTGGTTCGCGTCCTGGCACCGAACCAGGGCCACAACGTTGGGGATCAGTCGACGAGGTCGCGGACGACGGCGTCGGCGAGCAGACGGCCGCGCAAGGTGAGCGCGGCCCGGCCGTCGGCGTACGCGTCGGCGCGGAGCAGCCCGTCGCCCACCAGCCGGCCGGCGGCCCGCAGCCCCGGCGCGCGGAGCACGTCGAGCGGCACGCCCGCGGCGAGCCGGCTCTCCAGCAGGACCCGCTCGACGCGGCGGTCCTCGAGGGCGAGCTCCTCGCGGGCCGCGGCGGGCGAGCGGCCGGCGGCGAGCGCCCCGGCCCAGGCCGCCGGGTGCTTGACGTTCCACCAGCGGGTCCCGCCGACGTGGCTGTGCGCCCCTGGGCCGAAGCCCCACCAGTCCGCGCCGCGCCAGTAGGCCTCGTTGTGCCGGCACTCGCCGCCGGGCCACGCCCAGTTCGACAGCTCGTAGCAGGTGTAGCCCGCGGCGGTGAGCAGTTCGTCCGCCAGGGCGTACGCGTCGGCCATGAGGTCGTCGTCGGGGACCGCGACCTGCCCGCGGCGCACCTGGGCCGCGAGCCGGGTGCCCTCCTCGACGATCAGCGCGTACGCCGAGACGTGGTCCGGCTCGAGCGCGAGCGCGGCCTCGAGCGAGCGGCGCCAGTCGACGAGCGACTCCCCCGGCGTGCCGTAGATGAGGTCGACGCTGACGTGCTCGAACCCCGCCTCGCGCGCCTCGGCGACCGCGGCGGGGACGCGCTCGGGGCGGTGCCGGCGCTCGAGGGTCGCGAGCACGTGCGGCACCGCCGACTGCATGCCGAGCGACACGCGGGTGAACCCGCCGGCGCGCAGGGCGCGCAGCGACCCGAGCGAGACGGTGTCCGGGTTGGCCTCCGTCGTGACCTCCACGCCGTCGGCCAGACCGAAGGCGCGCTCGAGCGAGCGCAGGGCGCCGACGAGGTCGGAGGGGTCGAGCAGGGTCGGCGTCCCTCCCCCGACGAAGACCGTGTCGAGCGGCGGCGCGCCCGGCAGGACCGCCTGCGCCAGTGCGACTTCCTGCTGCACCGAGTCGAGCCACGTCGCGCGGCTGACGCCCGGCCCGAGCTCGTCGGCGGTGTAGGTGTTGAAGTCGCAGTAGCCGCAGCGGGTCGTGCAGTACGGCACGTGGAGGTAGGCCGAGAAGGTACTGCTCCCGAGGGAGTCCAGCGCACTCGCGGGGAGCGACCCGTCCGCGGGCGCGGGGGCGCCGTCGGGGAGGGTGGAGGGCACGCCCTCCATTGAACCCGACGCTGCGACCTGCTCAGGTCGGGTTCAGGCTGCGACAGCGGCGGCCGGGCTCGCGGGCGCGGGCGGCGCGTGCAGCGCGAGCATCGAGCTGACGGTGCGCGACCAGGGGAACTCCTCGGCCCGCGCCCGCGGCCCGCCGGGGCCGTGCGCCCGCAGCTCGAGCGCCTCGAGCACTCCGACCGCGAGCCCCGCCGGCGTACGCGGCACGACCACCCCGGACGCGTCCGTCACCACCTCGGCCGCCGCGCTGCCGGCGGGCGCGACGACGGGCGTGCCGCAGGCGAGCGCGGCGAGCACGTCGACGGCGCGGACGTCCTCCGCGCCCGGCGCGACGACGACGTCGACGCTCGCGAGCACCGCTGCGAGCTCACCCCGGTCCGGCAGCGGCCCGAGCAGGGTCACCGGCAGCCCGCGCGCGGCCTGGCGCAGGGTGCCGCCGGGGCGGGCGCCGAGCACGACGAGCCGCGCGTCGACCCCGCACGCCCGCAGCCGCCGCAGCGCGGCCGGGAGCAGATCGGGCCGCTCTCCCTGGCCCACCGCGTCCGAGGCGGCGACGAGGACGCGCGCGCCCTGGGCCAGGCCGGCCCGCAGCTCCTCGTCGCGGCGGCACGGGACGAACGTCGCGAGGTCGGTCCCGCGCGGCACCCACCGCGCGTTCGCGACGCCGAGCCGGGTGAAGCGCTCGGCCGCCGTGCTCGTCGGGCACACGACCGCACCGAAGGACGCCGCCAGCGCGAGGGCCCGGCGCTCGGCGGCCCGCGCCGGGGAGGCCGGGGCCGCCGTCGCCGGTGCCCCGCCGCGGGGCGGTGGGGGCGCGAGGACCAGCGACCCCACACCGGCCGTCCCGGCCCACGCGCCGACCCAGCCCAGTCGGGGGTCGGCCACCTCCACGCGGTCGGGCTGCACCCGCTCGAGCTCGGCCAGCAGCGTGCCGCGCACCGCTGCGGCGGGTGAGCCGTGGGGGCGACGGCCGGCCGGGCGAGCCGTGGGCCCGGGCGGCAGGACGACGACCTCGTGGCCCGCCGTCGCGTACCCCTCGCAGAGGGCGTGGAGCAGCGACCGGGCGCCGGGTCCCTGCTCCGGCGTCGCGAGGTGGAGGATGCGCATCCCGCAGGGTCGCCTGCGCCGGTTGCCAGCAGGCCGTCCGCGGCGTGTCCGCCCGGCCAACACCCGGTGGAGATCGCGTCGCAGGTCAAGCGGCCTCAGGGCAGGTCGTAGGGCACGTGCTGCCCCTCGAGCGCGGCGGCGCAGCCGCAGCCCTGCTGCTGCGCCGGCAGCACGGGCACGGTCGCCGCGAGGAGCACGCGGACGCGCGCGACGTTGCCGGCCATCACCGCGAGGACCTCCTGGTGCGTCACGCCCGCGTCGCCCTCGACGCCCGCGTCGAGGTCGGTGACGAGGGCGATGCAGGCGTAGCAGAGCCCGAGCTCGCGGGCGAGGGAGGCCTCCGGCATGCCCGTCATCCCGACGACGCTGCCGCCGAGCGCGGCGTGCCAGCGCGACTCCGCGCGGCTGGAGAAGCGCGGCCCGTTGACGACGACGAGCGTGCCGCTCGGGACCACGTCCTCCCCGACGGCCGCCGCGCCCTGCTGGACGCCGCTGCGCAGCACCGGGCAGTACGGGTCGGCGAAGCCCACGTGCACGACCCCGTCGTCGGTGTCGCTGAAGGTGTGCGCCCGGCCCCAGGTGCGGTCGACGACCTGGTCGGGCAGCACGACCGTGCCCGCCGGCAGGTCGGCGCGCAGCGAGCCGACGGCGCTCGGCGCGAGCACCTGCCGCACGCCCAGCGACCGGAGCGCCCAGAGGTTGGCCCGGTAGTTGACGCGGTGCGGCGGGAAGCGGTGGCCGCGCCCGTGGCGCGGCACGAAGACGACCTCGCGACCGCCGACCAGGCCGACGGTGAGGACGTCGCTGGGCGGCCCGTACGGCGTGGTGACGCTCACCTCGCGGGCGTCGTCGAGCAGGTCGTAGAGGCCGGACCCCCCGACGACTCCGACGGGCGCGGTCTGCTCAGCGGCTGCGGTCACCGCCGCAGGCTAGCGAGCGGCGGAGACGGGGACGTCGAGGACGCGCTGCGAGGGCATGGCGCGCAGCGCCGACGTCCGCCGCCCGCCGGTCCGGGCCGCGAAGACCTCGGCCACGCTCGGCGCGCCGCTCGGGCGCCAGACGACCTCGACGGCGTCGCCCGCGGTGACCGTCCCCGGGCGGACGACCGCGAGGTACGCCCCCGGCCGGCGCGCCGCGAGGAACTCGCGCTGGAGCTCGGGGCGCTCGAGGTGGACGGAGAGCTTGCGGCAGGGGATGCGCGGACCGCGGACCTCGAGCAGGGCGGTGCCCACGCGCCAGGTCTCGCCGACCAGCGCGCCGTCGACGTCGAGCCCGACGGTCGTGAGGTTCTCGCCGAAGGCGCCCGGCCAGAGCGAGCGGCCGAGCTGCGCCTCCCAGGCGGCGAGCGACTCGAACGCGTAGGCGTAGACCGCCTTGTCCGCCCCGCCGTGGTTCCTGGCGTCGACCTGGACGTCGCCGGCGAGCCCGAGCTCGGCGACCTCGACCGCGCCCGGGACGGGGCGCTTGTCGATGCCGGTGGCGCCGACCGCGGGGAGCTCGCTGCCCCCGGAGGTGTTGACGCTGACGATCGTGGCGGTGTGCCGGCGCTGGCCGGGGATGCCCGTACCGTCCATGCTCGTCGCCCCCCTCCGGTTCCGTCCCGTGCTGCGCTGCCGGGTGGTGCCCGTGCCTCCGGCCCTCCCGATCGCCCTTCTCAGGACATCTCGGACGGGGAGCGGGACGACCCGAGCCCTTCTCCACGACCGTAGTGGAGAGAGCGCTCCACAGGGCAGATTTCCCGTGCGTGCCGCCCCTTCGGTCGTGCGGCATCACCGCAGGTCACCGCGCGGTCGCGCGGATGTGACCGTACGACAGCGGGGAGGTGCGGCCTACTTCTTCGCGGGGGCGGCGTCGGTGGAGAGCGCGGCGATGAAGGCCTCCTGGGGGACCTCCACCCGGCCGACCATCTTCATCCGCTTCTTGCCCTCCTTCTGCTTCTCCAGCAGCTTGCGCTTGCGGGTGATGTCACCGCCGTAGCACTTGGCGAGGACGTCCTTGCGGATGGCGCGGATGTTCTCGCGCGCGATGACCCGCGCTCCGACGGCGGCCTGGATCGGCACCTCGAACTGCTGGCGCGGGATGAGCTCGCGCAGCTTCTTGGTCATGTCGACGCCGTACGCGTAG from Motilibacter rhizosphaerae includes these protein-coding regions:
- a CDS encoding DUF3097 domain-containing protein; protein product: MLPYGPSALPQKPRRAPLPEVAAELGLVLEDAQTGWCGAVVLLEKQPQGLVVVLEDRHGVRRSFPAGPGFLLEGKPVRLVRPVVAAPASPTRTASGSVAVAGVQARVARGSRIWVEGKHDAELVEKVWGDDLRIEGVVVEMLDGVDALPDEVLAFRPDSRHRLGVLVDHLVPGSKESRIAAQVTSPHVLVLGHPYVDVWQAVRPSVLGLRAWPDVPRGQPWKEGVCAALGWPVDPPAAWRRILGSVRTYADLEPSLLGRVEELIDFVTAAPE
- a CDS encoding HAD-IIA family hydrolase gives rise to the protein MTERSRECWLTDMDGVLVHEGAALPGAAEFLQRLQERERRFLVLTNNSIFTPRDLAARLHRSGLDVPESAIWTSALATADFLADQLPGGSAYVIGEAGLTTALYEAGYTLTDTAPDFVVLGETRTYSFEAITKAIRLVGAGARFIATNPDATGPSAEGPLPATGAVAALITEATGARPYFVGKPNPMMFRSALNRISAHSEGTVMIGDRMDTDVVAGIEAGLETLLVLTGSTRREDVGRFPFRPSRVLDSIADVVELV
- a CDS encoding DUF4870 domain-containing protein; translation: MSEGPSFEKPPTPPGAYAPPPGPPPGPAWGPPPGYGRPPTAQEDRMWALGAHLSGLVASLVLFGFLGPLVVLLVQGPRSPWVRRHAVEALNFWILLFGVGVLGIVVSVLTLGFGLLLVIPVGLLVMVLAVVFSVQGAVAASNGLDYRYPVNLRIVS
- the hemW gene encoding radical SAM family heme chaperone HemW, producing MPSTLPDGAPAPADGSLPASALDSLGSSTFSAYLHVPYCTTRCGYCDFNTYTADELGPGVSRATWLDSVQQEVALAQAVLPGAPPLDTVFVGGGTPTLLDPSDLVGALRSLERAFGLADGVEVTTEANPDTVSLGSLRALRAGGFTRVSLGMQSAVPHVLATLERRHRPERVPAAVAEAREAGFEHVSVDLIYGTPGESLVDWRRSLEAALALEPDHVSAYALIVEEGTRLAAQVRRGQVAVPDDDLMADAYALADELLTAAGYTCYELSNWAWPGGECRHNEAYWRGADWWGFGPGAHSHVGGTRWWNVKHPAAWAGALAAGRSPAAAREELALEDRRVERVLLESRLAAGVPLDVLRAPGLRAAGRLVGDGLLRADAYADGRAALTLRGRLLADAVVRDLVD
- a CDS encoding glycosyltransferase is translated as MRILHLATPEQGPGARSLLHALCEGYATAGHEVVVLPPGPTARPAGRRPHGSPAAAVRGTLLAELERVQPDRVEVADPRLGWVGAWAGTAGVGSLVLAPPPPRGGAPATAAPASPARAAERRALALAASFGAVVCPTSTAAERFTRLGVANARWVPRGTDLATFVPCRRDEELRAGLAQGARVLVAASDAVGQGERPDLLPAALRRLRACGVDARLVVLGARPGGTLRQAARGLPVTLLGPLPDRGELAAVLASVDVVVAPGAEDVRAVDVLAALACGTPVVAPAGSAAAEVVTDASGVVVPRTPAGLAVGVLEALELRAHGPGGPRARAEEFPWSRTVSSMLALHAPPAPASPAAAVAA
- a CDS encoding S-methyl-5'-thioadenosine phosphorylase codes for the protein MTAAAEQTAPVGVVGGSGLYDLLDDAREVSVTTPYGPPSDVLTVGLVGGREVVFVPRHGRGHRFPPHRVNYRANLWALRSLGVRQVLAPSAVGSLRADLPAGTVVLPDQVVDRTWGRAHTFSDTDDGVVHVGFADPYCPVLRSGVQQGAAAVGEDVVPSGTLVVVNGPRFSSRAESRWHAALGGSVVGMTGMPEASLARELGLCYACIALVTDLDAGVEGDAGVTHQEVLAVMAGNVARVRVLLAATVPVLPAQQQGCGCAAALEGQHVPYDLP
- a CDS encoding MOSC domain-containing protein, with the translated sequence MDGTGIPGQRRHTATIVSVNTSGGSELPAVGATGIDKRPVPGAVEVAELGLAGDVQVDARNHGGADKAVYAYAFESLAAWEAQLGRSLWPGAFGENLTTVGLDVDGALVGETWRVGTALLEVRGPRIPCRKLSVHLERPELQREFLAARRPGAYLAVVRPGTVTAGDAVEVVWRPSGAPSVAEVFAARTGGRRTSALRAMPSQRVLDVPVSAAR